Proteins encoded within one genomic window of Flavobacterium sp. NG2:
- a CDS encoding YHYH protein — protein MKKLSMLFLIAMHISCSKTDSSETVSSTGTVDITAVVKSKYFNSAVVSTSGSSIVIKSNGLPEHKTPYWGEGNALYEDFPTGYHANVNTSMSAQNYTMTITAKPSISTTHEETTLGAIGLALNGVPIYNDREGGNVALDALTITTFDYSGAHPGPGKDYHYHTTGRYTTTDDANLVGFLRDGFPIYGRKDKDGSYPSNLDAYGGHTGVTADFSEAIYHYHASNVNYLNTGYYILKAGAYYGAKGTFTQ, from the coding sequence ATGAAAAAACTAAGTATGCTGTTTCTTATTGCAATGCATATAAGCTGTAGTAAGACCGACTCTAGTGAAACAGTATCTTCAACAGGAACGGTAGATATTACAGCTGTTGTTAAGTCTAAATATTTTAATAGCGCTGTGGTGTCTACAAGTGGTAGTAGTATTGTGATTAAAAGTAATGGTTTGCCGGAACACAAAACACCGTATTGGGGCGAGGGCAATGCTTTATACGAAGATTTTCCAACGGGATATCATGCAAATGTCAACACTAGTATGTCTGCGCAAAATTACACGATGACAATTACAGCGAAACCTAGTATTTCTACCACTCATGAAGAAACTACTTTGGGAGCAATTGGTTTAGCGCTAAATGGGGTGCCTATTTACAATGACCGAGAAGGAGGAAATGTAGCACTTGATGCGTTAACGATTACTACATTTGACTATTCTGGAGCACATCCAGGGCCAGGAAAAGATTATCATTATCACACTACCGGTCGTTATACAACAACAGATGATGCTAATTTAGTTGGTTTCTTGAGGGATGGGTTCCCTATTTATGGTCGCAAAGACAAAGACGGAAGCTATCCGTCTAATTTAGATGCTTATGGAGGCCATACAGGTGTTACCGCTGATTTTTCAGAAGCCATATATCACTACCATGCGAGTAATGTTAATTACTTAAACACGGGTTATTATATTTTAAAAGCAGGTGCTTATTATGGTGCTAAAGGTACATTTACACAATAA
- a CDS encoding SCO family protein has product MKNTLQSKILLLFLGLVLFSCQDNTRKLPYYNTADFTPVWEMPSEESFHKIRPFTLTDQEGKSFSEKDLDGKICVVDFFFTSCPGICPKMTNSMSVIQKEFLNDDDILLLSHSVTPEKDSVPVLAEYAEEKKIIYNKWKLLTGSKEEIYNLGRKFYFVEEDLGENKDSSIFLHTENFVLIDKNRIIRGIYNSLDPTSMAALSDDIKVLKEE; this is encoded by the coding sequence ATGAAAAACACACTCCAATCTAAAATCCTATTGTTGTTCCTTGGACTTGTTTTGTTTTCTTGTCAAGACAATACTAGGAAACTACCCTATTACAATACCGCTGATTTTACACCAGTGTGGGAAATGCCATCGGAGGAAAGTTTTCATAAAATCCGTCCCTTTACACTAACAGACCAAGAAGGGAAATCATTTTCAGAAAAAGACTTAGACGGTAAGATTTGTGTAGTAGATTTCTTTTTTACTTCCTGCCCAGGTATTTGTCCCAAAATGACAAATAGCATGTCAGTCATACAAAAAGAGTTTTTAAATGATGATGATATACTGTTGTTATCCCATTCGGTAACCCCTGAGAAAGATAGTGTGCCTGTTTTAGCAGAATATGCTGAAGAGAAAAAAATCATTTACAACAAATGGAAACTGCTCACAGGTTCCAAAGAGGAGATTTACAACCTAGGACGCAAGTTCTATTTTGTAGAAGAAGACTTAGGTGAAAATAAAGACAGTTCTATTTTTTTACACACTGAAAATTTTGTTTTAATCGACAAAAACCGAATCATTAGAGGGATTTATAATAGCCTAGATCCCACAAGTATGGCTGCGTTGTCAGACGACATTAAAGTACTAAAAGAAGAATAA
- a CDS encoding YHYH protein — translation MKMIKTNKNWALSACIALSIIACSKDDSNTTDSSSTTTTTTTTCTEIPSVFSSNYKSAVTLSANCTSLTLKSKGVPDHVTPYWGSGNALYEAQTTGQTVNPGTLQEQVFVMTIPLNPVAATTKEETSLGPIGMALNGVAIYNDREGGNVPVDSGTLKSFDRGGAHSGPGGLYHYHFNGDFTSDDDAKLIGWLRDGFPIYGRKDKDGTYPSNLDSNGGHTGATTDYPNGIYHYHCSNVNYMDSGFYVLKAGSYHGTKGTFTF, via the coding sequence ATGAAAATGATAAAAACCAACAAAAATTGGGCACTATCAGCCTGTATTGCTTTAAGTATTATTGCTTGCAGTAAAGATGATTCTAATACCACTGATAGTTCATCAACAACTACTACAACTACAACAACTTGTACTGAAATTCCTTCGGTTTTTAGTAGTAATTATAAATCAGCCGTTACCTTGTCTGCAAATTGTACGTCGTTAACCTTAAAGTCAAAAGGAGTACCAGACCACGTAACCCCTTATTGGGGTTCAGGTAATGCGCTCTACGAAGCACAAACAACGGGTCAAACCGTAAATCCGGGTACCTTACAAGAACAAGTTTTTGTAATGACAATTCCGTTAAACCCCGTTGCTGCAACTACAAAGGAAGAAACATCACTAGGGCCAATTGGTATGGCATTGAATGGTGTTGCTATTTATAACGACCGTGAAGGAGGAAACGTACCGGTAGATTCTGGAACATTAAAATCCTTTGACAGAGGAGGGGCGCACAGTGGTCCTGGAGGCTTATATCATTATCATTTTAATGGGGATTTTACTTCTGATGATGATGCTAAATTAATTGGCTGGCTGCGTGATGGTTTCCCTATCTATGGTCGTAAAGACAAAGACGGAACCTATCCTTCTAATTTAGATTCTAATGGAGGTCACACGGGCGCAACTACAGACTATCCAAATGGAATTTATCACTACCACTGTTCGAATGTGAATTATATGGATTCAGGTTTTTACGTGCTAAAAGCAGGAAGTTATCATGGTACTAAAGGAACATTTACTTTTTAA
- a CDS encoding EF-hand domain-containing protein, which translates to MKINNLKTILFSALFLLIGTVVSFGQNDDKPKDRKPPTIEELFKQMDANKDGKLSKEEIKGPLKDDFAKIDTNKDGFLTKEELKKAPKPEGRRPENKN; encoded by the coding sequence ATGAAAATAAATAATTTAAAAACAATCCTTTTTAGTGCCTTATTCTTATTGATTGGGACAGTTGTTAGTTTTGGTCAAAATGATGACAAGCCAAAAGACCGTAAACCACCGACAATAGAAGAGCTTTTCAAGCAAATGGATGCTAATAAAGATGGAAAACTTTCAAAAGAAGAAATCAAAGGACCATTGAAGGATGACTTTGCAAAAATAGACACCAATAAAGATGGTTTTCTTACCAAAGAAGAACTTAAAAAAGCTCCTAAACCTGAAGGGAGAAGGCCGGAAAATAAAAACTAA
- a CDS encoding sensor histidine kinase, whose product MDKITRALFQISFWAVIWIVMGLSQEEFIHFFHENWLAYVFQALLILCLTYVLAPSLLFKKRHIEFAILSIGLIVLFAFISSQFVAPPERHHGGPPPPHELRKHNTPSPFFINSLIITVSYILTIFVETFSFAQKKEEDLILSKSETMETELKFLKSQINPHFLFNSLNNIYALSAIDPQKTQDSILYLSDMLRYVLYECEKPMVAIEKEVTYIEDFIKLFELKSSKSYPITTQFSIENPQLQIVPMLLIPFVENAFKHSNIHNTQESFIEIKIETTGEMILFEIENSLNKAPISKDKVGGIGIRNVQKRLSLLYPEKHELVIRENQDTYKVVLKINTHA is encoded by the coding sequence ATGGACAAAATTACTAGAGCGCTTTTTCAGATTTCCTTTTGGGCTGTTATATGGATTGTTATGGGTTTATCCCAAGAGGAATTCATCCATTTTTTTCATGAAAACTGGTTGGCTTATGTATTTCAAGCACTCTTGATATTATGTTTAACTTATGTTTTAGCTCCATCCCTTCTATTTAAGAAAAGACATATTGAATTTGCCATACTTTCTATAGGATTGATTGTGCTTTTTGCTTTTATTTCATCTCAGTTTGTAGCCCCCCCAGAAAGGCATCACGGGGGACCACCACCTCCTCACGAGTTAAGAAAACATAATACTCCTAGCCCCTTTTTTATCAATTCCTTGATTATTACAGTCTCTTATATTTTGACGATTTTTGTGGAGACTTTTTCGTTTGCACAAAAGAAAGAAGAAGACTTAATTTTGAGTAAATCTGAGACAATGGAAACCGAATTAAAGTTCTTAAAATCACAGATTAATCCGCATTTTTTGTTCAACTCTTTGAATAATATTTATGCGCTGTCTGCTATTGACCCACAAAAAACACAAGACAGTATTTTATACCTCTCAGATATGCTAAGGTATGTGTTGTACGAATGCGAAAAACCAATGGTCGCCATTGAAAAAGAGGTAACTTATATCGAGGATTTTATTAAATTATTTGAATTAAAAAGCAGCAAAAGCTATCCTATTACAACTCAATTTTCAATAGAGAATCCTCAGTTGCAAATCGTTCCTATGTTGTTAATTCCTTTTGTCGAAAACGCTTTTAAACACAGTAATATTCACAATACACAGGAATCCTTTATTGAAATCAAAATTGAAACAACAGGCGAAATGATTTTGTTTGAAATCGAAAACAGTCTTAACAAAGCCCCAATTAGCAAAGATAAAGTAGGCGGAATAGGGATTCGCAATGTACAAAAAAGATTATCTTTACTTTATCCTGAAAAGCACGAATTAGTGATTCGTGAAAATCAAGATACATATAAAGTCGTACTAAAAATCAACACCCATGCATAA
- a CDS encoding LytTR family DNA-binding domain-containing protein translates to MHKCIIIDDEELARGLLQSYVAKLDFLELAGSFENPLDALECLKKGGIKLVFLDIQMPEIKGTDFAKLIPASTKIIFTTAYSEYALEGFELSAIDYLLKPITFQRFLKAVQKIQTEEVTPSAEKTITVKSGYDLFKLKVDEISHIESDSEYAIFHTPTRKVMSLQSLKSLEKTLDSGIFIRVHRSYIVNRNKVTGLKGRDLSLGTIQIPVSDSYYELVKKELFS, encoded by the coding sequence ATGCATAAATGCATTATTATTGATGACGAAGAGTTAGCAAGAGGATTGCTCCAAAGTTATGTGGCCAAATTAGACTTCCTTGAGTTGGCTGGTTCTTTTGAAAATCCATTAGATGCTTTAGAATGTTTGAAAAAAGGAGGCATCAAACTTGTTTTTCTAGACATTCAAATGCCCGAAATAAAAGGGACCGACTTTGCAAAACTTATTCCGGCATCAACAAAAATCATTTTTACCACGGCTTATTCTGAATATGCTTTAGAAGGTTTTGAACTGAGTGCCATTGATTACTTACTCAAGCCTATTACTTTTCAGCGGTTTTTAAAGGCAGTTCAAAAAATCCAAACTGAAGAAGTCACCCCATCTGCAGAAAAAACAATAACTGTAAAATCAGGTTATGACTTATTTAAACTTAAAGTAGACGAAATATCGCATATAGAAAGTGACAGCGAGTATGCAATTTTCCATACTCCTACCCGAAAAGTAATGAGTTTACAGTCCTTAAAATCATTAGAAAAAACATTGGACTCGGGTATTTTTATTCGGGTGCACCGTTCTTATATTGTCAACAGGAATAAGGTTACGGGACTTAAAGGAAGAGACCTTTCGTTAGGAACAATCCAAATTCCGGTGAGTGATAGTTATTATGAATTGGTAAAAAAGGAGTTGTTTTCTTGA